The proteins below come from a single Aptenodytes patagonicus chromosome 2, bAptPat1.pri.cur, whole genome shotgun sequence genomic window:
- the CEBPD gene encoding CCAAT/enhancer-binding protein delta, with amino-acid sequence MSAAALYSLDSPACYKSWCLEPANFYDAKVGSGGGPGPACKPGGRGACGMSGEEAGGGLGGSGTNLAELSAAAPAMYEDESAIDFSSYIDSMSAVPNLELCNDELFADLFNSNHKPERGGDYGEYLPPGGGAGRDPAKDLGAAMTTLLGAEPRTASSSSSSSSSSSSSSSRGALKQEPDWSDSDLSSSLLPSQIATCAQTIMNLSGQPTPPTSPEPPGSSSPSSCSTRSPGPAGPAGAAGAGSAQGVPPPPAPGGKERGGKKCVDRFSPEYRQRRERNNIAVRKSRDKAKRRNQEMQQKLLELSAENEKLHKKIEQLTRDLTSLRHFFKQLPSASFLQPGSGTDCR; translated from the coding sequence ATGAGCGCCGCCGCTCTCTACAGCCTGGACTCCCCGGCATGTTATAAGAGCTGGTGCCTGGAGCCCGCCAACTTCTACGACGCCAAGgtgggcagcggcggcgggccgggTCCCGCCTGCAAgccggggggccgcggcgccTGCGGGATGAGCGGCGAGGAGGCGGGGGGCGGCCTGGGGGGCAGCGGCACCAACCTGGCGGAGctgagcgccgccgccccggccatGTACGAGGACGAGAGCGCCATCGACTTCAGCTCCTACATTGACTCCATGTCGGCCGTGCCCAACCTGGAGCTGTGCAACGACGAGCTCTTCGCCGACCTCTTCAACAGCAACCACAAGCCCGAGCGGGGCGGGGACTACGGCGAGTACCtgccgccgggcggcggcgccggccgcgacCCCGCCAAGGACCTCGGCGCTGCCATGACCACTCTGCTGGGCGCCGAGCCCcgcaccgcctcctcctcctcctcctcctcctcttcctcctcctcctcctcctcccgcggcGCCCTGAAGCAGGAGCCGGACTGGAGCGACAGCGACCTCTCCTCCTCGCTGCTGCCCTCGCAGATCGCCACCTGCGCCCAGACCATCATGAACCTGAGCGGGCAGCCCACGCCGCCCACCTCCCCCGAGCCGCCGGGCAGCAGCtccccttccagctgcagcacccgctccccgggccccgccgggcccgccggggccgccggggccgggTCGGCGCAGggcgtcccgccgccgccggcccccggcgggaAGGAGCGCGGCGGCAAGAAGTGCGTGGACAGGTTTAGCCCCGAGTACCGGCAGCGCCGGGAGCGCAACAACATCGCCGTGCGGAAGAGCCGCGACAAGGCGAAGCGGCGCAACCAGGAgatgcagcagaagctgctggagCTCTCGGCCGAGAACGAGAAGCTGCACAAGAAGATCGAGCAGCTCACCCGGGACTTGACCAGCCTCCGGCACTTCTTCAAGCAGCTGCCCAGCGCCTCCTTCCTGCAGCCCGGCTCGGGCACCGACTGCCGGTAA